From the genome of Geobacter sp. SVR, one region includes:
- a CDS encoding MarR family winged helix-turn-helix transcriptional regulator — protein sequence MKSPDQPTYRALNTYTKLMRAAESVTGRVNRSMAEFDLTISQFGVLEALYHKGPLCQRDVAAKILKSTGNITLVIDNLEKRGLVRRERDTEDRRYLTVHLTGEGTSLIARAFAKVEAAIVSEMSSLAQPEQELLGTLCKKLGLKGAP from the coding sequence ATGAAATCTCCTGACCAACCAACATATCGCGCCCTGAACACCTACACGAAACTGATGCGTGCGGCCGAATCCGTGACGGGCCGGGTGAATCGCTCTATGGCGGAGTTCGATCTTACCATCAGCCAGTTCGGGGTCCTGGAGGCCCTGTACCACAAAGGCCCTTTGTGCCAGCGGGATGTGGCCGCCAAGATCCTCAAAAGCACCGGCAACATAACCCTGGTCATCGACAACCTGGAAAAACGGGGACTGGTGCGTCGGGAGCGGGACACAGAGGACCGGCGCTATCTGACCGTTCACCTCACCGGAGAGGGAACCTCGCTCATCGCCAGGGCCTTTGCGAAGGTCGAAGCGGCCATTGTTTCGGAAATGTCGTCGCTTGCCCAACCAGAACAGGAGCTGCTGGGAACCCTGTGTAAAAAATTGGGATTGAAAGGAGCCCCATGA